One genomic region from Stackebrandtia nassauensis DSM 44728 encodes:
- a CDS encoding helix-turn-helix domain-containing protein has product MNDPRNHSSNSDHDDAHSGRGRLARRLDALFVNQGVSNSKVADDLTNAGVKVSHGYLSLLRRDQRDDPSYRLLQALADYFGVTTEYFSGPDPDYQDNEVAAVMEIANAERVRAIAHHASGLSPESVELIQLMIAKARAAEGLPPIEAKAPRSENAGNDPDVSSSENPAT; this is encoded by the coding sequence ATGAACGACCCCAGGAACCACTCCAGCAACAGCGACCACGACGACGCCCATTCAGGGCGGGGGCGGCTCGCGCGCCGCCTGGACGCCCTGTTCGTCAACCAGGGTGTGTCGAACTCGAAGGTCGCCGACGATTTGACCAACGCCGGAGTCAAGGTTTCCCACGGCTACCTGTCTCTACTGCGACGCGACCAACGCGACGACCCCAGCTACCGCCTACTTCAGGCTCTGGCGGACTACTTCGGGGTCACCACCGAGTACTTCAGCGGCCCCGACCCCGACTATCAGGACAACGAAGTCGCCGCGGTCATGGAGATTGCCAACGCCGAACGCGTCCGCGCCATCGCCCACCACGCCTCCGGGCTGTCGCCCGAATCCGTCGAACTGATTCAGCTGATGATCGCCAAGGCCCGCGCCGCGGAAGGACTTCCACCCATCGAAGCCAAGGCACCGCGATCCGAA